A window of the Cystobacter ferrugineus genome harbors these coding sequences:
- a CDS encoding PP2C family protein-serine/threonine phosphatase, with product MPVTPRIDSGAATHIGRRSNNEDSFCQRPELGFFAVADGLGGHEGGEVASQLVLRTVTDFLASREDATAPLEAETPEQTLLHAVRLAHEEVRGQQRGKLSMMASTLTGVLLLEDEAVVCNIGDSRTFLVRDGAVRRLTRDHTVIAEMEAAGLDTKTPFALRHRNSLTGAVGMEDSVEPDCGRVPLSSGDVLLLCSDGLYELVPPEMMVELLAQGGSSQDIAERLVARAYDRGGTDNITGIVLRLLDNG from the coding sequence ATGCCCGTCACACCACGAATCGATAGTGGCGCCGCGACCCACATCGGCCGCCGCTCGAACAACGAGGACTCCTTCTGTCAGCGGCCCGAGCTGGGCTTCTTCGCGGTCGCCGATGGCCTGGGCGGCCACGAGGGCGGGGAAGTGGCCAGCCAGCTCGTGCTGCGCACGGTGACGGACTTCCTGGCCTCACGGGAGGATGCCACTGCCCCGCTCGAGGCCGAGACCCCCGAGCAGACCCTGCTCCATGCGGTGCGGCTGGCGCATGAGGAGGTGCGGGGCCAGCAGCGCGGCAAGCTGTCCATGATGGCCTCGACGCTCACCGGGGTGCTGCTGCTCGAGGACGAGGCGGTGGTGTGCAACATCGGCGACAGCCGCACCTTCCTGGTGCGCGACGGGGCGGTGCGGCGGCTCACGCGCGACCACACGGTCATCGCGGAGATGGAGGCGGCGGGGCTCGACACGAAGACGCCCTTCGCGTTGCGCCACCGCAACTCGCTCACGGGCGCGGTGGGCATGGAGGACAGCGTGGAGCCGGATTGCGGCCGGGTGCCGCTGAGCTCCGGCGACGTGCTGCTCCTGTGCAGTGATGGCCTGTACGAGCTCGTGCCGCCGGAGATGATGGTCGAGCTGCTGGCCCAGGGCGGCTCGTCGCAGGACATCGCCGAGCGGCTCGTGGCCCGGGCCTATGACCGGGGCGGGACGGACAACATCACGGGCATCGTGCTGCGGTTGCTGGACAACGGCTAG